Within the Methanofastidiosum sp. genome, the region AGAAAAAGGGGGTTATTCCAAAGAAAAAAATTGAATATAAACAAAAGAGGGTTAAAATGATTTTGTTAAGAAAATTAAATGATGATGAGGCATTATATTACAAACTCTAATTAATTATAATCAGGGCAGCCTTAAGCTATTTCAAAAATTCCTCCCAACTTAATCCACCACAAGGAAGAAATCAGAAAAAATAAAATCTCTATCCTATTTTGATTGACGATGAGATCTACCCATACCTATCCTGAAAAAGGTAAATTTTTTGAAAATGAACTTGACTTTTTGCTTTTATTTGCTATGTATTATTATATGATGTTAAACGATGCTAAGCTTTAGCAGGTTAATTAAAATAGTTATGTATGCAACTAGTTTACATATTTCCAAATTTAGAGATATATCTGAACTGTTCGGATATAAAATAGTTGTCCGAATTTGGACTTCGGGACAAAGGAGGTAATAGAAATGAATGAAAACGAATTAGTAGAATCTGAAGAGTTGTTTGATGAAGAACAACCAGATGAAACACCGTTAGAAATCCCAGCAGAAAGAAGAAAAATTTACTTTAAAACTCCAACAAAGCAAATTAAACACATATTCAGAGACTATAAAAGAAGAGATTTAGATGTTAGGCCTGCATTCCAAAGAGGTTTTGTATGGGACATCAAAAAAGCAAGCCGATTAATAGAATCTATTTTATTGGGCGTCCCTATCCCTGTTATATACCGCTGAAACGGAAAAAGGAACTGAGATCGTAATTGACGGGCAACAACGTTTACTCTCTATTTTTTCTTTTTTGGATGGTACATTCCCTAAAAACAATAAATCATTTAAGTTACAAGGTCTAGGAGTGTTAAGAGAACTCAACAATAAAACATTCAAAGACTTAGATAAGCATGCGCAGAAAGTGATAGAAAATTATTCTCTACCTTTCATAGTAATAACAAAGGATTCTGACTCAGACGTAAAATTTGAAATATTTGAAAGGCTAAATACAGGTTCTGTAAAACTGAATGATCAAGAACTCCGAAATTGCATATATCGTGGAAAATATAACGATCTTCTAAAAGAATTGTCTGAAAATGAAAAATATCAAGAGATATTGAACTCTCCAAAACTTAAAGATCGTATGCTTGATAGAGAGTTAATATTGCGATTTTTCGCATTTTATCATAACACACATCTTAAATATAAACCACCCATGAAACAATTTCTAAACAGAGAAATGGAGAGTTATTGTAACTTATCTGATGATGAAGCAAAAAAACTAAAAGCAGTATTCAGAAATACAGTTGACCTCGTGAGAACGGTTTTTGGAGATAAAGCATTTAGAAGATTTATCCCTGGTAATGATAAGGATCCAAATGGGTATTGGGAGACTAGAAAATTAAACAAGGGTTTGTTTGATGTAGTAATGTGGAGTTTTTCAAATTATGAGAAGCATCAGATAGTCCCCAATGCTGATGCTATTCGTGAAGAATTGTTATGGTTAATGACCCATGATCAGCGGTTTATAGATTCAATAAGAATCTCTACCGATAGTCTTGAAAATACACAATATCGATTTGATAAATGGAGAGAGTCATTAAAAAATATCGTGGGATATCCATCATCAGAACCACGTACTTTTAAATGGGAATACAAAAAGCAATTATATGAAACTAACCCAACATGTAGTATCTGTGGCCAAAAAATACAAACTATAGATGATTCTGAAGTGGACCACATTGATTTTTACTGGAGAGGAGGAAAGACTATGCCGTCT harbors:
- a CDS encoding DUF262 domain-containing protein → MNENELVESEELFDEEQPDETPLEIPAERRKIYFKTPTKQIKHIFRDYKRRDLDVRPAFQRGFVWDIKKASRLIESILLGVPIPVIYR
- a CDS encoding DUF262 domain-containing protein, with amino-acid sequence MLRELNNKTFKDLDKHAQKVIENYSLPFIVITKDSDSDVKFEIFERLNTGSVKLNDQELRNCIYRGKYNDLLKELSENEKYQEILNSPKLKDRMLDRELILRFFAFYHNTHLKYKPPMKQFLNREMESYCNLSDDEAKKLKAVFRNTVDLVRTVFGDKAFRRFIPGNDKDPNGYWETRKLNKGLFDVVMWSFSNYEKHQIVPNADAIREELLWLMTHDQRFIDSIRISTDSLENTQYRFDKWRESLKNIVGYPSSEPRTFKWEYKKQLYETNPTCSICGQKIQTIDDSEVDHIDFYWRGGKTMPSNARLVHRFCNRKRGGRD